The segment CGGGCTCAAGTAGTGCTAATATCATCTGGTCAGGGGCTATGGCGCAGTTGGTAGCGCGCTTCGTTCGCAATGAAGAGGTCAGGGGTTCGAATCCCCTTAGCTCCACCATTTGTACTCGACTTTTGATACGAAGTGAGTGTTCTTCTGCTTTGACCTTCGTGAGGTGCTTCTCACGAGCGTAATTGTGTATTACGATTTACCCATGGGTGAAAAGATCGACGGTAAAGCGGTTACTGAGGAGCAGATTTCTCAGTGGGTTCGTGAGGCTGAAGATGGTTACGACGTCGCACAGCTGAAGAAGCGCGGACGCGGGCGTCCTGGTCGAGGTGCACAGCCGAGCCAGGTTGTGGCGGTTCGCTTCACGCCTGAAGAGATTGCTGAGTTGGATCGGCGGGCGCAGTTGCGGCAGATGTCGCGGTCGGAGCTGATTCGAGAAGCGGCCTTGTTGTGAGTGTGAAGCTCCATGCTTCCGCACGCAAGCATCAGGTCAATCAGGGTCTGACAGACGACGGGATTATTCTCGCTGCTGAGTTCCCATTATGGGTAGAGCCTCTCGATGACGAGGATCCACAGCGCGAACTCAGGCTCGGCTTTGATGATGCTGGCAGGTTGTTGGAACCCGACTCCGCAACTTATGTCCAATCAGCTGTCATAGATCTTGTCGCGTCTGCCGATCGAAAAGATCTCGACGGTAATGACGTCGTCGTGGATAAGCGCAA is part of the Trueperella abortisuis genome and harbors:
- a CDS encoding ribbon-helix-helix domain-containing protein, which codes for MGEKIDGKAVTEEQISQWVREAEDGYDVAQLKKRGRGRPGRGAQPSQVVAVRFTPEEIAELDRRAQLRQMSRSELIREAALL